From a single Thermoanaerobacterales bacterium genomic region:
- a CDS encoding 2-hydroxyacyl-CoA dehydratase, which produces MKRVGITTTVPVEVVYAAGWVPVDLNNVFITAEDPRALVERAETAGYPRNVCAWIKGIYSTVLADETIRTVIAVTQGDCSNTHALMETLQLAGVTIIPFAYPFDRDYDLLRLQIEKLAAWFGVEWAAVTAARERLNVVRRLVHELDRLTWEEDRVGGRANHLWQVSCSDFNGDPEGFARDVRRLLAEAREAPPRREQVRLGYIGVPPIMDDLYDFLEERGARVVFNETQRQFSMPFDTPDLIEQYRLYTYPYGIFYRLQDIKREIARRRIQGVLHYAQSFCYRQIEDLIVRQELKVPVLTLEADKPGALDARTRIRLEAFLEMLQ; this is translated from the coding sequence TTGAAGAGAGTCGGGATCACGACCACGGTGCCCGTGGAGGTGGTCTACGCCGCCGGGTGGGTGCCCGTGGACCTGAATAACGTCTTTATTACCGCCGAGGACCCGCGCGCCCTGGTCGAGCGCGCTGAGACGGCGGGTTACCCGCGTAACGTCTGCGCCTGGATCAAGGGCATTTACAGCACGGTGTTGGCCGACGAGACCATCAGGACGGTTATTGCGGTGACCCAGGGCGACTGCTCCAACACCCACGCCCTGATGGAAACCCTGCAGTTGGCCGGCGTCACCATCATCCCCTTCGCCTACCCCTTTGACCGTGATTACGATCTCCTGCGCCTGCAGATCGAAAAGCTGGCGGCCTGGTTCGGCGTGGAGTGGGCCGCGGTGACGGCCGCCAGGGAACGCCTGAACGTCGTTCGCCGCCTGGTGCACGAACTGGACCGCCTGACCTGGGAGGAGGACCGGGTCGGGGGCCGGGCAAACCACCTGTGGCAGGTCTCCTGCAGCGACTTCAACGGTGACCCGGAGGGTTTCGCCCGCGACGTGCGGCGCCTGCTCGCTGAGGCCCGGGAGGCGCCGCCGCGCCGGGAGCAAGTGCGCCTTGGCTACATCGGGGTGCCGCCGATTATGGATGATCTCTATGATTTTCTGGAAGAGCGCGGGGCGAGGGTGGTCTTCAACGAGACCCAGCGGCAGTTCTCTATGCCTTTCGACACCCCGGACCTGATAGAACAGTACCGCCTCTACACATACCCCTACGGCATTTTCTATCGCCTGCAGGACATCAAGCGCGAAATTGCCCGGCGGCGTATCCAGGGGGTCCTGCACTATGCGCAGAGCTTCTGTTACCGCCAGATCGAGGACCTGATCGTGCGGCAGGAACTCAAGGTGCCGGTGCTGACGCTGGAGGCCGACAAGCC
- a CDS encoding N-acetylmuramoyl-L-alanine amidase has product MSAGRLLTFVSLLILVSVSLCLAALPASAGQTAVVQTAVANLRQGPATTYAKVGEAYKGERLAVLDTAPGWYKVSKESRSSWIYGELVRIESTAPEYVAQTKEAVTLRSGPGNSHTPMGSVPAGTDLKLLGKSGQWVKVQTGDGRVAWVAGWLVDIRRDTPSPDPAPGVPSPAPTSSAAPEYVAQTKGAVTLRSGPGNSHAQVGGVPAGTDLKLLGKSGQWVKVQTGDGRVAWVAGWLVNIRRDTPPPAPAPAPSPAPEPGTPALPPKPSAPPDPPASGGAEPSSGGDIEEDVVGRMAQVAVDVADLRGGPAATYRAVASASRGSSLPIVEVKGGWLKVRTPGGTVGWVDRSQVNIAGLAPPSRGDAPAGESLTVKAETGGSRTRVIIETPTAMGYGVFILRNPDRVVFDITGVPQGDLPSDAKVNSKTLGGLRFGWQTDPDRARIVCDLRAPLSKTRYKARLSSDRRTLVLEFWTVSNALQDRTVVLDAGHGGSDPGAIGATGLKEKDVTLAIVLETARLLEQRGVNVVLTRDDDRFVDLYERAAIANAAAADLFVSVHCNSHTTSSPVGTETYYCAQPDNAAAAGQAEERARLAQLIHKHLLAELQRPDRGVKTAGFAVIRATDIPSVLAEAAFISNPEEESLLARDDFRRKAAGAVVDAILEFLED; this is encoded by the coding sequence GGCGGTCCTCGACACGGCTCCCGGATGGTACAAGGTCAGCAAAGAGAGCCGTTCGTCCTGGATTTATGGCGAACTCGTACGCATCGAGTCCACCGCGCCGGAGTACGTGGCCCAGACCAAGGAAGCCGTCACCCTGCGCAGCGGTCCCGGGAACAGCCATACCCCAATGGGGAGCGTTCCCGCCGGAACGGATCTCAAGTTGCTGGGGAAATCGGGGCAATGGGTGAAGGTGCAAACAGGCGACGGCAGGGTGGCCTGGGTGGCCGGCTGGCTGGTGGACATCCGCCGGGATACGCCCTCGCCCGACCCGGCCCCGGGGGTACCGTCTCCCGCCCCGACTTCGTCCGCCGCGCCGGAGTATGTAGCCCAGACCAAGGGAGCCGTTACCCTGCGCAGCGGCCCCGGGAACAGCCACGCTCAAGTGGGGGGCGTTCCCGCCGGAACGGATCTCAAGCTGCTGGGGAAATCGGGGCAATGGGTGAAGGTGCAAACAGGCGACGGCAGGGTGGCCTGGGTGGCCGGCTGGCTGGTGAACATCCGCCGGGATACGCCCCCGCCCGCCCCGGCGCCGGCGCCGTCGCCGGCCCCGGAGCCGGGTACGCCCGCGTTGCCGCCCAAACCGTCGGCTCCCCCGGATCCCCCGGCTTCCGGAGGAGCGGAGCCGTCTTCCGGCGGGGATATTGAAGAGGACGTTGTCGGCCGTATGGCCCAGGTAGCGGTGGACGTCGCCGACCTGCGCGGCGGCCCGGCCGCCACTTACAGGGCGGTCGCCAGCGCCAGCCGCGGCAGCTCGCTACCGATTGTCGAAGTGAAGGGCGGCTGGCTCAAGGTACGTACGCCGGGCGGCACGGTCGGCTGGGTGGACCGGAGCCAGGTCAATATCGCGGGGCTTGCCCCTCCCAGCCGGGGAGACGCCCCGGCGGGCGAAAGCCTGACCGTCAAAGCGGAGACCGGCGGCAGCCGTACAAGGGTGATCATTGAAACCCCCACGGCGATGGGGTACGGGGTCTTCATTCTACGGAACCCGGACCGGGTCGTGTTCGACATCACCGGCGTGCCGCAGGGGGATCTGCCGTCCGACGCAAAGGTTAATTCGAAAACGCTTGGCGGTTTGCGTTTCGGTTGGCAGACCGATCCCGACCGAGCGCGTATCGTTTGCGATCTTCGCGCGCCTCTGTCCAAGACACGTTATAAGGCCCGGCTGTCCTCAGACCGGCGGACGTTGGTCCTGGAGTTCTGGACGGTAAGTAACGCCCTCCAGGACCGGACGGTGGTTCTCGACGCCGGGCATGGAGGCTCCGACCCCGGGGCCATCGGCGCTACCGGGTTGAAAGAGAAGGACGTAACCTTGGCCATCGTCCTGGAAACCGCGCGATTGCTTGAACAGCGAGGGGTCAACGTGGTGCTCACGCGCGATGATGACCGTTTCGTCGACCTCTACGAGCGGGCGGCGATCGCCAATGCCGCGGCCGCCGACCTGTTCGTGAGCGTCCACTGCAATTCTCACACTACGAGTTCCCCGGTGGGAACGGAGACGTACTATTGCGCGCAGCCGGATAACGCGGCCGCGGCGGGACAGGCCGAGGAAAGAGCCCGTTTGGCGCAACTCATTCACAAACACCTCCTGGCGGAGTTGCAGCGGCCGGATCGCGGCGTCAAAACAGCCGGTTTTGCGGTCATCCGGGCCACCGACATCCCTTCGGTTCTGGCCGAGGCGGCCTTCATTTCGAACCCGGAGGAGGAGAGCCTGCTCGCCCGGGACGACTTCCGCCGCAAGGCGGCCGGCGCCGTGGTGGACGCCATCCTGGAGTTCCTGGAAGACTAG
- the murI gene encoding glutamate racemase: MGKPGVIGLFDSGVGGLTVAEEIFRTLPGEPVIYFGDTANVPYGGRSAGELISFGDRIVSFLIEQGAKYIVFACNTSSAVSLETLSRRYPVPMMGLIRPGARAAVEATRSGRIGVLATEATIRSGAHIQAIQALAPHAEVFGMPAPRLVPLVEAGELDTPRTEAALRGYLEPLQRRGIDCLLLGCTHYPFLGGLIRRLLGPGVVVVDPAAAAVAEVREDMARLGLLGPPVLNPLHRYYVSGDAVSFARTAALCTRRGPFAVDRLRLTG, translated from the coding sequence TTGGGAAAACCGGGTGTGATCGGCCTTTTTGACTCCGGTGTGGGCGGCTTGACGGTGGCCGAGGAGATCTTCCGCACCCTGCCGGGGGAGCCGGTCATTTACTTCGGGGATACGGCCAACGTTCCTTACGGCGGCCGGTCGGCCGGGGAACTCATTTCCTTCGGCGACCGCATTGTCAGCTTCCTGATCGAACAGGGGGCGAAGTATATCGTTTTCGCCTGTAATACGAGTTCCGCCGTTTCCCTGGAGACGTTGAGCCGGAGGTACCCGGTGCCGATGATGGGGCTTATCCGGCCCGGGGCCCGCGCGGCGGTGGAAGCGACCCGCAGCGGGCGCATCGGCGTCCTGGCGACCGAGGCCACGATCCGCAGCGGGGCTCATATCCAGGCTATTCAAGCCCTGGCGCCCCACGCCGAGGTTTTCGGCATGCCGGCTCCGCGCCTGGTGCCGCTTGTCGAGGCGGGGGAACTGGACACCCCGCGTACCGAGGCTGCCCTGCGCGGGTACCTGGAGCCGTTGCAGCGCCGGGGGATCGACTGCTTGCTCCTGGGTTGCACGCACTATCCCTTCCTGGGCGGACTGATCCGCCGGCTGTTGGGGCCCGGGGTGGTCGTCGTCGATCCGGCGGCGGCGGCCGTGGCCGAGGTGAGGGAGGACATGGCCCGCCTGGGCCTTCTGGGCCCGCCGGTGTTAAACCCGCTACATCGCTACTATGTCAGCGGGGACGCCGTCTCTTTTGCCCGCACCGCAGCGCTCTGCACCCGGCGGGGGCCGTTTGCCGTCGACCGGCTGCGCCTTACCGGTTGA